The Vitis riparia cultivar Riparia Gloire de Montpellier isolate 1030 chromosome 3, EGFV_Vit.rip_1.0, whole genome shotgun sequence genome includes a region encoding these proteins:
- the LOC117911764 gene encoding glycerol-3-phosphate acyltransferase 9 isoform X2 — protein MANAPDNKLTSSSSELDLDRPNLEDYLPSGSMQEPRGKLRLRDLLDISPTLTEAAGAIVDDSFTRCFKSNPPEPWNWNVYLFPLWCLGVVIRYGILFPTRVLVLTLGWIIFLSSFIPVHFLLKGNDKLRKKLERCLVELICSFFVASWTGVVKYHGPRPSRRPKQVFVANHTSMIDFIILEQMTAFAVIMQKHPGWVGLLQSTILESVGCIWFNRTEAKDREIVARKLRDHVQGADNNPLLIFPEGTCVNNHYTVMFKKGAFELGCTVCPIAIKYNKIFVDAFWNSKKQSFTMHLLQLMTSWAVVCDVWYLEPQTLKPGETPIEFAERVRDIISLRAGLKKVPWDGYLKYSRPSPKHREQKQQSFADSVLRRLEEK, from the exons ATGGCCAACGCTCCCGATAATAAGCTCACTTCCTCAAGCTCCGAGCTCGACTTGGATCGCCCCAATCTCGAAGACTACCTTCCCTCCGGATCCATGCAAGAACCTCGCGGCAAGCTTCGCCt GCGTGATTTATTGGACATTTCGCCGACCCTAACCGAGGCCGCTGGGGCCATTGTTGAC GACTCTTTCACACGATGTTTCAAGTCGAACCCTCCGGAGCCTTGGAACTGGAATGTGTATTTGTTTCCTCTTTGGTGTTTGGGAGTGGTAATTCGATATGGAATTTTATTTCCCACAAG GGTTCTAGTACTCACACTGGGGTGGATAATATTCCTTTCATCCTTTATTCCAGTACATTTTCTATTGAAGGGAAACGATAAGTTGAGGAAAAAGTTGGAG AGATGTCTAGTGGAGTTAATTTGCAGCTTCTTTGTTGCATCATGGACTGGAGTTGTCAAGTACCATGGCCCACGGCCTAGCAGGAGGCCTAAGCAG GTTTTTGTTGCCAATCATACTtccatgattgattttatcattttagaACAGATGACTGCATTTGCAGTTATTATGCAGAAGCATCCTGGCTGGGTTG GATTGCTGCAAAGTACTATTTTGGAGAGTGTAGGATGTATCTGGTTCAATCGTACAGAAGCAAAGGACCGTGAAATTGTTGCTAGGAA GTTAAGGGATCATGTTCAGGGTGCTGACAACAACCCTCTTCTCATATTCCCAGAAGGAACTTGTGTGAATAACCACTACACTGTCATGTTCAAGAAG GGCGCATTCGAACTTGGCTGCACTGTATGCCCTATTGCAATAAAGTACAATAAGATTTTCGTTGATGCTTTCTGGAACAGTAAGAA GCAATCCTTTACAATGCATCTTCTGCAGCTTATGACATCCTGGGCTGTCGTTTGTGATGTTTGGTACTTAGAGCCCCAAACATTGAAGCCAGGAGAGACACCCATTGAATTTGCAGAGAG GGTCAGGGACATAATTTCTCTACGAGCTGGTTTGAAAAAGGTTCCTTGGGATGGATATTTGAAGTACTCTCGCCCTAGCCCAAAGCATAGAGAGCAGAA GCAGCAGAGCTTTGCTGATTCAGTGTTACGGCGCCTGGAAGAGAAGTGA
- the LOC117909212 gene encoding lysM domain-containing GPI-anchored protein 2-like, whose product MGSATLLLALPFLSVLITAPRAQASFKCSSGPTCNALVGYVSPNTTTLSAIQTLFGVKNFRTLLGANSLPASTPTNQSVAAKDKIVIPFRCRCSNGTGISNHRPVYTVQKDDGLYHIAAEVFAGLVTYQEIQAVNNIPNADLIEVGQELWIPLPCSCDEVNGSKVVHYGHVVESGSSVEEIAEEYGTTEETLLELNDITDPKNLKAGDVLDVPLKACTSVVKNTSSDYPLLLSNGTYAYTANNCVKCQCYSANNWILQCEESGLNITNGTCPSMECESSGLSIGDSTSTTCNSTTCAYAGYTNQTIFTSLVESTCPSTNNAPSYASKITLPSWRWNFVFIVSQLVMLYLHHSQ is encoded by the exons ATGGGTTCTGCTACGCTGCTTCTCGCCCTACCCTTCCTCTCGGTGCTCATCACTGCGCCGAGAGCTCAGGCCAGCTTCAAATGCAGCTCCGGCCCCACCTGTAACGCTCTCGTCGGCTACGTCTCCCCCAACACCACCACTCTATCCGCCATCCAGACTCTCTTCGGCGTCAAAAACTTTCGAACTCTACTCGGCGCTAACTCCCTCCCGGCCTCGACCCCAACGAACCAAAGCGTAGCCGCGAAGGACAAGATCGTCATCCCCTTCCGCTGCCGCTGCTCTAACGGAACCGGAATTTCGAACCACCGGCCGGTGTACACTGTGCAGAAGGACGACGGACTGTACCACATCGCGGCGGAGGTGTTCGCGGGACTGGTGACGTATCAGGAGATTCAGGCGGTGAACAACATTCCGAATGCGGATTTGATTGAAGTAGGGCAAGAGCTGTGGATTCCGCTGCCGTGTAGCTGCGATGAGGTGAATGGATCGAAGGTGGTGCACTACGGGCACGTGGTGGAATCCGGAAGCTCCGTGGAGGAGATCGCGGAGGAGTACGGAACCACCGAAGAGACGCTGTTGGAGCTCAACGACATTACAGATCCCAAGAATCTTAAGGCCGGTGATGTTCTTGATGTTCCCCTCAAAG CTTGTACTTCTGTGGTAAAGAACACCTCATCGGACTACCCATTACTCCTCTCTAATGGTACTTATGCCTACACTGCAAACAATTGTGTGAAGTGCCAGTGCTATTCTGCAAACAACTGGAT ATTACAATGTGAGGAATCCGGGCTTAATATAACAAATGGAACGTGCCCTAGCATGGAATGTGAGAGTAGTGGTTTATCCATTGGCGACTCCACATCTACCACTTGTAACAGCACAACCTGTGCCTATGCTGGTTACACCAACCAAACAATCTTCACAAGCCTTGTTGAGTCCACTTGTCCAT CTACTAACAATGCTCCCAGCTATGCTTCGAAAATCACTCTGCCCAGTTGGAGATGGAACTTTGTTTTCATAGTAAGCCAATTGGTTATGCTTTATCTTCATCATTCCCAGTAG
- the LOC117909765 gene encoding lysM domain-containing GPI-anchored protein 2-like: MGSATLLLALFFLSVLTTVPKVQAAFTCNSTTRSTTCSALIDYVSPNTTTLSAIQTLFDVKNLRTLLGANSLPTSTSPNQSVAAKDKIVIPFRCRCSNGTGISNHRPVYTVQKDDGLYHIAAEVFAGLVTYQEIQAVNNISDADLIEVGQELWIPLPCSCDEVNGSKVVHYGHVVEAGSSVELIAEEYGTTQETLLRLNGITDPKNLQAGAVLDVPLKACTSMVANNNSLDYPLLVANGTYVYTANSCVMCKCDSANNWTLQCEPSQLKLSNRTCPSMQCEGSSLYIGNSTSAGCNQTTCAYAGFTSQMILTTLVEENTCSASNDAQKIGLQVWSWGFLFISCQLLSLGLQFFQ, encoded by the exons ATGGGTTCTGCTACTCTGCTTCTCGCCCTATTCTTCCTCTCCGTGCTCACCACTGTGCCCAAAGTTCAGGCAGCCTTCACCTGTAACTCCACCACCAGGTCCACCACCTGCAGCGCTCTCATCGACTACGTCTCCCCCAACACCACCACTCTATCCGCCATCCAGACTCTCTTCGACGTCAAAAACCTTCGAACTCTACTCGGCGCCAACTCCCTCCCGACCTCGACCTCGCCGAACCAAAGCGTAGCCGCGAAGGACAAGATCGTCATCCCCTTCCGCTGCCGCTGCTCTAACGGAACCGGAATTTCGAACCACCGGCCGGTGTACACTGTGCAGAAGGACGACGGACTGTACCACATCGCGGCGGAGGTGTTCGCGGGACTGGTGACGTATCAGGAGATTCAGGCGGTGAACAACATTTCGGATGCGGATTTGATTGAAGTAGGGCAAGAGCTGTGGATTCCGCTGCCGTGTAGCTGCGATGAGGTGAATGGATCGAAGGTGGTGCACTACGGGCATGTGGTGGAAGCCGGGAGCTCCGTGGAGCTGATTGCGGAGGAGTACGGCACCACTCAGGAGACGTTGTTGAGGCTCAACGGCATTACAGATCCCAAGAATCTTCAGGCCGGTGCTGTTCTTGATGTTCCTCTCAAAG CTTGTACATCAATGGTAGCAAATAACAACTCATTAGACTATCCTTTACTTGTCGCTAATGGTACATATGTCTACACCGCCAACAGTTGTGTAATGTGCAAGTGTGATTCTGCGAACAACTGGAC ATTACAATGTGAGCCATCCCAGCTTAAGCTATCCAATAGAACATGCCCTAGCATGCAATGTGAAGGTAGCAGTTTGTATATAGGCAACAGCACCTCTGCTGGTTGTAACCAAACGACCTGTGCCTATGCTGGTTTCACCAGTCAAATGATCCTCACAACCCTTGTTGAGGAGAACACTTGTTCAG CTAGTAATGATGCTCAAAAGATCGGTCTACAAGTCTGGAGCTGGGGCTTCCTTTTCATCTCTTGTCAATTGCTCTCCCTTGGTCTTCAATTTTTTCAGTAA
- the LOC117911764 gene encoding glycerol-3-phosphate acyltransferase 9 isoform X1, translated as MANAPDNKLTSSSSELDLDRPNLEDYLPSGSMQEPRGKLRLDCGLVDWWTVCRRDLLDISPTLTEAAGAIVDDSFTRCFKSNPPEPWNWNVYLFPLWCLGVVIRYGILFPTRVLVLTLGWIIFLSSFIPVHFLLKGNDKLRKKLERCLVELICSFFVASWTGVVKYHGPRPSRRPKQVFVANHTSMIDFIILEQMTAFAVIMQKHPGWVGLLQSTILESVGCIWFNRTEAKDREIVARKLRDHVQGADNNPLLIFPEGTCVNNHYTVMFKKGAFELGCTVCPIAIKYNKIFVDAFWNSKKQSFTMHLLQLMTSWAVVCDVWYLEPQTLKPGETPIEFAERVRDIISLRAGLKKVPWDGYLKYSRPSPKHREQKQQSFADSVLRRLEEK; from the exons ATGGCCAACGCTCCCGATAATAAGCTCACTTCCTCAAGCTCCGAGCTCGACTTGGATCGCCCCAATCTCGAAGACTACCTTCCCTCCGGATCCATGCAAGAACCTCGCGGCAAGCTTCGCCt tgATTGTGGATTGGTGGATTGGTGGACTGTGTGCAGGCGTGATTTATTGGACATTTCGCCGACCCTAACCGAGGCCGCTGGGGCCATTGTTGAC GACTCTTTCACACGATGTTTCAAGTCGAACCCTCCGGAGCCTTGGAACTGGAATGTGTATTTGTTTCCTCTTTGGTGTTTGGGAGTGGTAATTCGATATGGAATTTTATTTCCCACAAG GGTTCTAGTACTCACACTGGGGTGGATAATATTCCTTTCATCCTTTATTCCAGTACATTTTCTATTGAAGGGAAACGATAAGTTGAGGAAAAAGTTGGAG AGATGTCTAGTGGAGTTAATTTGCAGCTTCTTTGTTGCATCATGGACTGGAGTTGTCAAGTACCATGGCCCACGGCCTAGCAGGAGGCCTAAGCAG GTTTTTGTTGCCAATCATACTtccatgattgattttatcattttagaACAGATGACTGCATTTGCAGTTATTATGCAGAAGCATCCTGGCTGGGTTG GATTGCTGCAAAGTACTATTTTGGAGAGTGTAGGATGTATCTGGTTCAATCGTACAGAAGCAAAGGACCGTGAAATTGTTGCTAGGAA GTTAAGGGATCATGTTCAGGGTGCTGACAACAACCCTCTTCTCATATTCCCAGAAGGAACTTGTGTGAATAACCACTACACTGTCATGTTCAAGAAG GGCGCATTCGAACTTGGCTGCACTGTATGCCCTATTGCAATAAAGTACAATAAGATTTTCGTTGATGCTTTCTGGAACAGTAAGAA GCAATCCTTTACAATGCATCTTCTGCAGCTTATGACATCCTGGGCTGTCGTTTGTGATGTTTGGTACTTAGAGCCCCAAACATTGAAGCCAGGAGAGACACCCATTGAATTTGCAGAGAG GGTCAGGGACATAATTTCTCTACGAGCTGGTTTGAAAAAGGTTCCTTGGGATGGATATTTGAAGTACTCTCGCCCTAGCCCAAAGCATAGAGAGCAGAA GCAGCAGAGCTTTGCTGATTCAGTGTTACGGCGCCTGGAAGAGAAGTGA
- the LOC117911293 gene encoding protein DETOXIFICATION 45, chloroplastic has product MAVMQLNGGVLATGLTNTGSGGGVIKKITGSSVVVQPSGEHNAFALIKRKGLRYEDVTRCHHQSLDLLRPFSPLVTCRRKHVFPVFNNHLGSDCGVDSSEVEENIVVEKGNDIGNSSGVCELKGITATLSRSLGVKRELIMLSLPAMAGQALDPLAQLMETAYIGRLGPVELASAGVSISIFNIISKLFNIPLLSISTSFVAEDISKNAINNSASEEFYQEESTNGTPFVGVTERMQLSSVSTALLLAVGIGIFEAFALYFGSGWFLNLMGIPSASSMHAPARRFLSLRALGAPAVVVSLALQGILRGFKDTKTPVLCLGVGNFAAVFLFPILMYYFQLGVTGAAISTVVSQYIVTFLMIWHLNKRAVLLPPKMGTLQFGDYIKSGGFLLGRTLAVLATMTLATSVAARQGPIAMAGHQICLQVWLAVSLLTDALAASAQAMIASSLSKGDYKAVKEITYFVLKTGLFTGIFLAVALSAFYGSLATIFTKDIEVLGIVRTGVLFVCASQPINSLAFIFDGLHFGASDFPYAARSMMVIGAICSAFLLYVPSLLGLQGVWLGLTLFMGLRMVAGVIRLASKTGPWWFLHEDFQTAEVMNFGSKTA; this is encoded by the exons ATGGCGGTTATGCAACTGAATGGTGGTGTTCTTGCTACTGGATTGACAAATACAGGGAGTGGAGGGGGTGTGATAAAGAAGATTACAGGGTCCTCTGTTGTGGTACAGCCAAGTGGAGAACACAATGCATTTGCacttattaaaagaaaagggtTAAGATATGAAGATGTTACTAGATGTCATCATCAATCTCTAGACCTTCTAAGGCCATTCTCTCCATTGGTGACATGCCGTAGGAAACATGTCTTTCCTGTGTTCAATAATCACCTCGGATCGGATTGTGGTGTGGATTCTTCAGAGGTGGAAGAGAACATTGTTGTGGAAAAGGGGAATGATATTGGCAACTCAAGTGGAGTCTG TGAATTGAAAGGGATTACTGCAACTTTATCACGTTCTTTGGGAGTCAAACGTGAGCTCATTATGCTTTCTTTGCCTGCAATGGCTGGACAGGCTCTTGATCCTTTGGCACAACTGATGGAGACAGCTTATATTGGTAGATTGG GCCCTGTGGAGTTGGCTTCTGCTGGTGTTTCCATATCAATATTCAACATTATATCAAAGCTATTTAACATTCCTCTCCTGAGTATTTCCACTTCGTTTGTGGCTGAAGACATCTCAAAGAATGCTATCAACAATTCAGCCTCAG AAGAGTTTTATCAAGAAGAAAGTACAAATGGAACTCCTTTTGTTGGAGTAACTGAAAGAATGCAGCTATCATCTGTTTCTACGGCTTTACTTTTAGCTGTTGGTATTGGCATCTTTGAGGCTTTTGCCTTGTATTTTGGATCAGGATGGTTCCTTAACTTGATGGGCATACCATCG GCTTCATCCATGCATGCTCCAGCACGTAGATTTCTTTCACTCAGAGCCCTTGGAGCTCCTGCAGTTGTTGTTTCTTTGGCTCTTCAAGGCATTTTACGTGGTTTTAAGGATACAAAGACCCCGGTCTTATGTCTAG GTGTTGGTAATTTTGCAGCTGTCTTTTTGTTCCCCATACTTATGTATTATTTTCAATTGGGTGTTACTGGAGCTGCCATTTCCACTGTTGTGTCTCA ATACATTGTCACCTTTTTAATGATTTGGCACCTCAATAAGAGAGCTGTATTGTTGCCCCCAAAGATGGGAACACTGCAATTTGGTGACTATATCAAATCTG GTGGTTTTCTTCTTGGGAGAACTCTTGCTGTCCTTGCAACTATGACCTTGGCAACATCAGTGGCGGCTCGTCAAGGCCCAATAGCAATGGCCGGCCATCAAATATGCTTGCAAGTATGGTTGGCTGTTTCGCTCCTCACTGATGCACTGGCTGCATCTGCTCAG GCCATGATTGCAAGTTCTTTATCGAAAGGTGACTACAAGGCTGTGAAAGAAATTACCTACTTTGTATTAAAG ACAGGATTATTCACTGGTATTTTCTTGGCTGTGGCTTTGAGTGCATTTTATGGTTCCTTAGCCACCATATTCACCAAGGACATTGAAGTGTTAGGAATTGTTAGGACTGGGGTACTG TTTGTCTGTGCCAGTCAACCTATAAATTCTTTAGCTTTTATTTTTGATGGCCTCCATTTTGGTGCATCAGACTTCCCATATGCTGCTCGCTCTATG ATGGTCATTGGGGCAATATGTTCTGCCTTTTTGCTTTATGTTCCTTCTCTACTTGGTCTTCAAGGAGTTTGGCTGGGCTTGACTCTCTTTATGGGCTTGCGTATGGTGGCAGGAGTGATCAG attAGCATCGAAAACTGGTCCATGGTGGTTCCTGCATGAGGACTTCCAGACGGCAGAG GTGATGAATTTTGGATCTAAAACCGCCTAA